In Candidatus Desulforudis audaxviator MP104C, a genomic segment contains:
- the ilvD gene encoding dihydroxy-acid dehydratase — protein MNSEVIKKGVERAPHRSLLRATGIIKDEADFQKPFVAIANSFAEIVPGHAHLNEFVKEIKEAVREAGGVPFEFNTLALCDGIAMNHPGMRYSLPSRELVADSVETMVQGHRFDGLICIPNCDKIVPGMLMAAVRLNIPTIFVSGGPMKAGRAKDGRPIDLISVFEGIGAFRAGKIDAGDLLELEQAACPGYGSCAGMFTANSMNCLCEALGLALPGNGTILAVDPRRSELKKWAGRQIVELIKRDLRPRDIVTPEAIDNAFALDVAMGGSTNTILHLLAVAQEAGINYPLKRVNLISARTPTLCKISPASSLHIEDVDRAGGVSAVLGELSRKPGLLNLDCLTVTGETLGETVGQVQSLDPRVIRGVEEPLSPVGGLKVLFGSLAPEGAVVKTAAVVPQMMRHQGPAVVFNSEAEASAAILGGRIKHGDVVVIRFEGPKGGPGFMEMLGPTAALVGMGLGESVALVTDGRFSGGTRGACIGHVCPEAASGGPIALIKDGDLISYDLEAGTLELLVPQEELAARKAAFTPPLRQGLTGWLARYVQMVAPASIGAVLRPACGRPPGEQDYE, from the coding sequence ATTGCCAATTCCTTCGCCGAAATCGTGCCGGGACATGCCCATCTGAACGAATTTGTCAAGGAAATTAAAGAAGCGGTGCGGGAAGCGGGGGGCGTTCCTTTTGAGTTCAACACCCTGGCCTTGTGCGACGGCATTGCCATGAATCACCCCGGCATGCGCTACAGCCTGCCTTCCCGGGAACTGGTCGCCGACAGTGTGGAAACAATGGTGCAAGGCCACCGGTTTGACGGCCTCATCTGTATCCCCAATTGCGACAAAATCGTGCCCGGCATGTTGATGGCGGCCGTGCGGCTCAATATCCCCACCATCTTTGTCTCCGGCGGCCCGATGAAAGCCGGGCGGGCCAAGGACGGCCGCCCGATAGACCTGATTTCTGTCTTTGAAGGGATCGGGGCTTTCCGCGCCGGCAAGATCGATGCAGGCGACCTGTTGGAGCTGGAGCAGGCCGCCTGTCCCGGTTACGGCAGCTGCGCCGGCATGTTTACCGCCAACTCCATGAACTGCCTCTGTGAGGCCTTGGGCCTGGCTTTGCCCGGCAACGGCACCATTTTAGCCGTCGACCCGAGAAGAAGTGAGCTGAAAAAGTGGGCCGGGCGCCAAATTGTAGAGCTGATTAAACGGGATCTCCGGCCACGGGACATCGTCACCCCGGAGGCGATTGATAACGCCTTTGCCCTGGACGTAGCCATGGGCGGCTCTACCAACACCATATTGCACCTTCTGGCTGTCGCCCAGGAGGCAGGAATAAACTACCCCCTTAAACGCGTCAACCTGATATCCGCCCGTACGCCCACCCTCTGCAAGATTTCTCCGGCCTCAAGCTTGCACATCGAAGACGTGGACCGCGCCGGCGGCGTCAGTGCCGTATTGGGCGAGCTATCCCGCAAGCCCGGCCTGCTCAACCTGGACTGCCTGACGGTTACCGGAGAAACTTTGGGGGAAACCGTAGGCCAGGTCCAAAGCCTTGACCCGCGAGTCATTCGCGGCGTAGAGGAGCCGTTGAGCCCCGTGGGGGGGTTGAAGGTCCTTTTCGGCAGCCTGGCGCCGGAGGGGGCAGTGGTGAAGACGGCGGCGGTGGTGCCGCAGATGATGCGCCATCAGGGGCCGGCGGTAGTCTTCAATTCGGAGGCGGAGGCTTCTGCCGCCATCCTGGGTGGGCGCATCAAGCATGGCGATGTTGTAGTCATCCGCTTTGAGGGGCCGAAAGGCGGTCCCGGCTTTATGGAGATGCTGGGCCCCACGGCGGCGCTGGTGGGGATGGGGTTAGGTGAGTCGGTAGCGCTAGTTACCGACGGCCGCTTCTCCGGCGGCACGCGGGGTGCCTGCATCGGCCACGTCTGCCCCGAAGCCGCCAGCGGCGGCCCCATTGCCCTGATCAAGGACGGCGATCTGATCTCTTATGACCTGGAAGCGGGCACGCTGGAGCTGCTGGTGCCGCAGGAAGAGCTGGCCGCCAGAAAGGCGGCCTTTACGCCGCCGCTCAGGCAGGGACTCACCGGCTGGCTGGCCAGGTACGTCCAGATGGTTGCTCCGGCCAGTATCGGCGCCGTGCTGCGTCCTGCATGCGGCAGGCCGCCTGGGGAACAAGACTACGAATAA
- the larB gene encoding nickel pincer cofactor biosynthesis protein LarB, whose product MEEILRALLEGKIDIATAKNKLRVLNIKSVAEVAKLDVNRAQRTGAPEAILAQGKLPEDVRRLALAMAEESGYALITRVKDEDLKELEADLPDGYELVINRQARTVILKQKGHSFPKAGKIGVLAAGTADISVAEEAVVTATVMGCEVIKAYDVGVAGIHRLYGPLTEMLENNVAAIVVVAGMDAVLPIVVSSNVDVPVVGVPTSVGYGMGKGGIAGLMTMLQACSPGLAVVNIDNGFGAGVFASLIARQAKTPT is encoded by the coding sequence GTGGAAGAAATTTTAAGGGCTCTTCTGGAGGGAAAAATCGACATAGCCACTGCTAAAAACAAGCTGCGGGTGCTGAACATAAAAAGTGTGGCCGAAGTGGCGAAGCTGGACGTGAATCGGGCACAGAGGACAGGCGCTCCGGAGGCGATTCTGGCCCAAGGCAAGCTTCCTGAAGATGTAAGGAGGCTTGCCCTGGCGATGGCCGAAGAGAGCGGCTATGCCTTGATTACACGGGTGAAAGATGAAGATTTAAAGGAGCTTGAAGCCGATCTGCCCGACGGCTATGAACTGGTGATCAACCGGCAGGCCAGAACGGTCATCCTCAAACAAAAAGGACACTCTTTCCCGAAGGCCGGCAAGATCGGGGTGTTGGCCGCAGGCACAGCTGATATATCGGTTGCCGAAGAGGCGGTGGTCACCGCCACAGTGATGGGCTGCGAAGTAATCAAGGCTTACGATGTGGGAGTTGCCGGTATCCACCGGCTTTATGGGCCCCTTACCGAGATGCTAGAGAATAATGTGGCGGCAATAGTGGTGGTCGCCGGTATGGATGCGGTGCTCCCCATCGTCGTTTCCAGCAACGTGGACGTTCCGGTGGTTGGTGTTCCCACCTCAGTGGGTTACGGTATGGGCAAAGGAGGCATAGCAGGGCTGATGACCATGCTTCAGGCCTGCTCACCCGGGCTTGCCGTTGTGAACATCGATAACGGTTTTGGCGCCGGCGTTTTCGCATCACTCATCGCCAGGCAAGCGAAAACACCCACCTGA
- a CDS encoding glutaredoxin: MGRTIVYTKTGCPFCAGLIREYREQGLEFEEINVSLDPEAKKLVKGTYRVNRVPVVVRDGQVVQVGDRAGKG, translated from the coding sequence TTGGGCAGAACCATTGTGTATACCAAAACCGGGTGTCCTTTCTGCGCGGGCCTGATACGCGAGTACCGGGAGCAAGGCCTGGAGTTCGAGGAAATCAACGTCAGTCTCGACCCGGAAGCCAAGAAGCTGGTCAAAGGAACCTACCGAGTCAACCGGGTGCCCGTGGTGGTGCGCGACGGGCAGGTGGTCCAGGTCGGGGACCGGGCCGGGAAGGGCTGA
- the rbr gene encoding rubrerythrin, with translation MKDLKGTRTEANLKAAFAGESMARNKYTYWASVAKKEGFEQVAGAFLETAEHEKEHAKTLFKFLKGIQDTQANLEAAIEGENYEWTNMYKEFAEVAREEGFPEIAAVLDSIARAEQYHENRYRALLQNIRDGKTFSRTEPVRWKCRNCGYIREGEEAPEICPACAHPQSYYEVLCEQY, from the coding sequence ATGAAAGACCTGAAAGGAACCAGGACGGAAGCGAACCTCAAAGCGGCTTTCGCGGGGGAGTCCATGGCCCGCAACAAGTACACGTACTGGGCTTCGGTGGCGAAAAAAGAGGGCTTCGAGCAGGTGGCCGGCGCTTTTCTGGAGACCGCGGAACACGAGAAGGAACACGCCAAGACCCTGTTCAAGTTCCTCAAAGGCATCCAGGACACACAGGCCAATCTGGAAGCGGCCATCGAGGGCGAAAACTACGAGTGGACCAACATGTACAAGGAGTTCGCCGAGGTGGCCCGCGAAGAGGGCTTTCCGGAGATCGCCGCCGTTCTGGACAGTATCGCCCGGGCCGAACAGTATCATGAAAACCGGTACCGGGCCTTGCTACAGAACATCCGCGACGGGAAAACCTTTTCCCGAACGGAACCGGTGCGCTGGAAGTGCCGGAACTGCGGTTATATCCGTGAAGGCGAGGAGGCACCGGAGATCTGCCCCGCTTGTGCGCATCCCCAAAGCTACTACGAGGTGCTCTGTGAACAATATTAG
- a CDS encoding GyrI-like domain-containing protein yields MPETVTLKNIPACTVAYKSGKGPYSLISEAVRDLNLWIRENGHTAAGPPVGVFKNNPYMPPEELLWEVQVPLKLDGPLSVPETDTTPGLKDVPDRQVMAAHQGDLDTLGEALQGLIRFMVSNGYRMTAPPEQVFLKDPVTTPPHELEGELRLTVEKREKE; encoded by the coding sequence TTGCCCGAAACCGTGACGTTGAAAAACATTCCGGCCTGCACCGTAGCTTACAAGTCCGGCAAGGGGCCCTACAGCCTGATTTCGGAAGCGGTGCGGGACTTGAACCTGTGGATCAGGGAGAACGGCCACACGGCGGCGGGGCCCCCTGTGGGGGTTTTCAAGAACAACCCCTACATGCCGCCCGAGGAACTCCTGTGGGAAGTCCAGGTGCCGCTCAAGCTGGACGGACCGCTGTCCGTGCCGGAGACGGACACCACGCCGGGACTCAAGGACGTTCCGGACCGCCAGGTTATGGCCGCCCACCAGGGCGACCTGGACACGCTGGGCGAAGCTCTGCAGGGGCTGATCAGGTTTATGGTCTCCAACGGCTACCGGATGACCGCCCCTCCGGAACAAGTCTTCCTGAAGGATCCGGTGACCACGCCTCCGCATGAACTGGAAGGCGAGCTTCGGCTGACGGTCGAGAAGCGCGAGAAAGAGTAG